A stretch of the Clostridium botulinum genome encodes the following:
- the pcrA gene encoding DNA helicase PcrA → MDLKSLLNKEQYKAATAIEGPVLVLAGAGSGKTRVLTYRIAHMIQDLGIPQYNILAITFTNKAAGEMKDRIKKLVSNSIDSMWVSTFHSCCVRILRREIDKLGYSKNFAIYDSSDQKNLVKQCMKELNINDKDINEKEIISKIGKQKDNLITAEEYKKRNERDFRKNKIADVYLLYQKKLKNSNALDFDDLIFKTVELFKKNPDVLEFYQNKFKYIMVDEYQDTNKTQYQLVKMLASAHRNIFVVGDDDQCIYQWRGADIKNILDFEVDYPEAAVIKLEENYRSKANILNAANTVIKHNSQRKNKVLRTQNSDGEKIKIYRAYSDIDEGIFTANEIKRLIEKEDRSFKDFAILYRTNAQSRMFEDVFMKRDIPYRIIGGLKFYDRKEIKDITAYLKFINNLQDDISLKRIINVPKRAIGAATVSKIQEFANYMDECMYSVLLDVENIPGLSKRTISSINKFTSLINGFTRTKDKVSVSNLIQEILESTGYMKELKDSNEIEDISRIENIKELVSAAVEFENTSEDKSLSAFLEKITLVSDVDNYDEDTDTTVMMTLHSAKGLEFPVVFMVGMENGIFPGAQSLENFSEMEESRRLCYVGITRAKEQLYMTSASTRKVFGRTVAYGESDFINEISPSLKELIKEERISKGSVNSSNRRFNDSFNSSNLSSHAISSFGVKKAERTINSILSSSYSSSTSDTESAKNDVNLDEITMGRKVKHEKFGIGTIVSANKTNNDVKVTIAFDNMGVKQLMFNMAPIKLI, encoded by the coding sequence ATGGATTTAAAATCACTGTTAAATAAAGAACAGTATAAAGCAGCTACAGCGATAGAGGGACCGGTTCTAGTATTAGCTGGAGCAGGATCGGGTAAAACAAGAGTTTTAACTTATAGAATAGCTCATATGATACAGGATTTAGGTATTCCTCAATATAATATATTGGCTATAACTTTTACAAATAAAGCTGCAGGAGAAATGAAAGACAGAATTAAAAAATTAGTATCAAATAGTATAGATAGTATGTGGGTATCAACATTTCACTCTTGTTGTGTAAGAATTTTAAGAAGAGAAATAGACAAACTAGGATATAGTAAAAACTTTGCAATTTATGATAGTTCAGATCAAAAAAACTTAGTAAAACAATGTATGAAAGAACTCAACATAAATGATAAAGATATAAATGAAAAAGAAATAATATCTAAAATAGGTAAGCAAAAAGATAACTTAATCACAGCAGAAGAATATAAAAAACGTAATGAAAGAGATTTTAGAAAAAATAAAATAGCTGATGTTTATCTTTTATATCAGAAAAAATTAAAAAATAGTAATGCATTAGATTTTGATGATTTGATTTTTAAGACTGTTGAGTTGTTTAAAAAGAATCCGGATGTATTAGAATTTTATCAAAATAAATTTAAGTACATAATGGTAGATGAGTATCAGGATACAAATAAAACTCAATATCAACTTGTAAAAATGTTAGCATCTGCTCATAGAAATATATTTGTAGTTGGTGATGATGACCAATGTATATATCAATGGAGAGGAGCAGATATTAAAAATATTTTAGATTTTGAAGTGGATTATCCGGAAGCAGCAGTAATAAAATTGGAAGAAAACTACAGATCCAAGGCTAATATATTAAATGCTGCAAATACTGTTATAAAGCATAATTCTCAAAGGAAAAATAAAGTTCTTAGAACACAAAATTCAGATGGAGAAAAAATAAAAATTTATAGAGCTTATTCAGATATAGATGAGGGAATTTTTACAGCAAATGAAATTAAAAGACTTATTGAAAAGGAAGATAGAAGTTTTAAGGATTTTGCTATTTTATATAGAACTAATGCTCAATCAAGAATGTTTGAAGATGTGTTTATGAAAAGAGATATTCCTTACAGAATTATTGGAGGATTAAAGTTTTATGATAGAAAAGAAATAAAGGATATAACAGCATACTTAAAATTTATAAATAATCTTCAGGATGATATAAGTTTAAAAAGAATAATAAATGTACCTAAAAGAGCCATAGGTGCAGCTACTGTTAGTAAGATACAAGAATTTGCAAACTATATGGACGAGTGTATGTATAGTGTATTACTTGATGTAGAAAATATTCCTGGATTATCTAAGAGAACTATTTCTAGTATAAATAAATTTACTAGTCTTATAAATGGATTTACTAGAACAAAGGATAAGGTAAGTGTATCGAATCTTATACAAGAAATATTAGAAAGTACAGGCTATATGAAAGAACTTAAGGATTCAAATGAAATAGAAGATATAAGTAGAATAGAGAATATAAAAGAATTAGTGTCTGCTGCAGTAGAGTTCGAAAATACATCAGAAGATAAATCTCTTTCTGCGTTTTTAGAGAAAATAACACTAGTATCGGATGTAGACAATTATGATGAAGATACAGATACTACAGTTATGATGACATTGCATAGTGCAAAAGGATTAGAGTTCCCAGTAGTGTTTATGGTAGGAATGGAAAATGGAATTTTCCCAGGTGCTCAATCTTTAGAAAATTTTTCTGAGATGGAGGAATCAAGAAGACTTTGTTATGTTGGTATAACTAGAGCAAAAGAACAATTATATATGACATCAGCAAGCACTAGAAAAGTATTTGGAAGAACTGTTGCTTATGGTGAATCTGATTTTATTAATGAAATATCTCCAAGTTTAAAGGAATTGATAAAAGAAGAGAGAATATCTAAAGGGAGTGTAAATTCTTCAAATAGAAGATTTAATGATAGCTTTAATAGTTCAAATTTGAGTTCTCATGCCATATCTAGTTTTGGAGTAAAGAAAGCAGAAAGAACAATAAATTCAATATTAAGTAGTAGTTATTCATCAAGTACTTCGGATACAGAAAGTGCTAAAAATGATGTAAACTTAGATGAAATAACAATGGGTAGAAAGGTTAAGCACGAAAAGTTTGGAATAGGAACTATAGTTAGTGCTAATAAAACAAATAATGATGTGAAAGTTACAATTGCCTTTGATAATATGGGGGTTAAGCAGTTGATGTTTAACATGGCTCCTATAAAATTAATTTAA
- the ligA gene encoding NAD-dependent DNA ligase LigA produces the protein MEGKKQQIYKLVDELNKLAYEYYVLDNPSVADKDYDKKYDELVQLEKQTGMMLPYSPTQRVGDMVLAKFEKYTHKGKLWSLGKAQSLEEVKDWHNKNIKAINEYNLNHEDKLPPIKYIVTKKFDGLTINCTYNNEGILVTAATRGTGEIGEDITAQAKTIKTLPLKINNNALIEVHGEAIMTKEAFEEYNKIAQVPLKNLRNGAAGALRNLNIKETARRNLSAFFYDVGYNEGKPFETYSEMLKFIKEQGIPMDDYVKTCSTVKEIEEEIKHIEEIRNDLNYDIDGIVIAIDDMKTRELIGYTVKFPKWALAYKFEAQEATTKLIDVEWNVGRSGRVTPTAILEPVEIGGVTVKRATLNNMDDINRKGVKLGSVVFLRRSNDVIPEIMGVVENSSEDIKEIKTPEVCPYCGSEIVQEGVHYFCENTLSCKPQLVKSIVHFGSREAMNIAGFSEKTAGQLFEELDIKSISDLYRIKKEELLNLQRFGEKKAQNLIDAIEKSKNCDLPSFIYALGIPNVGKKTSTDLCRKFKTLENLKSAKFDELISVEDIGDIVAKCIMEFFKDDTILKSIDELLELGVNPKFQEEEIQENIFNGKTVVVTGSLNSFSRSEIKEKLQSLGAKVSSSVSKKTDYVIVGKDPGSKYEKAVELNVKIIEEDEFKNII, from the coding sequence ATGGAAGGGAAAAAACAACAAATTTATAAGCTGGTTGATGAACTTAATAAATTAGCTTATGAATATTATGTTTTAGATAATCCGAGTGTGGCTGATAAGGATTACGACAAAAAATATGATGAATTAGTACAACTTGAAAAACAAACAGGAATGATGCTTCCTTATTCACCAACGCAGAGAGTTGGTGATATGGTTCTAGCAAAGTTTGAAAAATATACTCATAAGGGTAAGCTTTGGAGTCTTGGAAAAGCTCAAAGCTTAGAAGAGGTAAAGGATTGGCATAATAAAAATATTAAAGCTATTAATGAATATAATTTAAATCATGAAGATAAACTGCCACCTATTAAATATATTGTTACTAAAAAGTTTGATGGACTTACTATAAATTGTACATATAATAATGAAGGAATATTGGTTACTGCTGCAACTAGAGGAACTGGGGAAATAGGTGAAGATATTACAGCACAAGCAAAAACTATAAAAACATTGCCACTTAAAATAAATAATAATGCTTTAATTGAAGTTCATGGTGAGGCCATAATGACAAAAGAAGCCTTTGAAGAATATAATAAAATAGCACAGGTTCCTTTAAAAAATTTAAGAAATGGTGCTGCTGGAGCTCTTAGAAATTTAAATATAAAAGAAACGGCAAGGAGAAATCTTTCAGCCTTCTTCTATGATGTAGGCTATAATGAAGGAAAACCTTTTGAAACTTATAGTGAAATGTTAAAATTTATAAAAGAACAAGGAATACCTATGGATGACTATGTAAAAACATGTTCTACTGTAAAAGAAATAGAAGAAGAAATTAAGCATATAGAAGAAATAAGAAATGATTTAAATTATGATATAGATGGTATAGTAATTGCAATTGATGATATGAAGACTAGAGAACTTATAGGATATACAGTCAAGTTTCCTAAATGGGCTCTTGCATATAAGTTTGAAGCTCAAGAAGCTACAACAAAATTGATAGATGTAGAATGGAATGTAGGAAGAAGTGGAAGGGTTACCCCTACAGCAATATTAGAGCCAGTAGAAATAGGAGGAGTTACCGTAAAAAGAGCAACTCTTAATAATATGGATGATATAAATAGAAAAGGGGTTAAACTAGGAAGTGTAGTATTTCTTCGTCGTTCAAATGATGTAATTCCGGAAATAATGGGAGTTGTAGAAAATTCATCAGAAGATATTAAAGAAATAAAAACACCAGAAGTATGTCCTTATTGTGGAAGTGAAATAGTTCAAGAAGGTGTTCATTACTTCTGCGAAAATACTTTATCTTGTAAGCCTCAACTTGTAAAATCTATTGTTCATTTTGGAAGTAGAGAAGCCATGAATATAGCTGGATTTAGTGAAAAAACAGCAGGACAATTATTTGAAGAATTAGATATAAAATCTATATCGGACTTATATAGAATAAAAAAAGAAGAATTATTAAATTTACAACGTTTTGGAGAAAAGAAAGCCCAAAATTTAATTGATGCTATAGAAAAAAGTAAAAACTGTGATTTACCTTCATTTATATATGCACTTGGAATTCCTAATGTAGGTAAGAAAACTAGCACTGATTTATGTAGAAAGTTTAAAACTTTAGAAAATTTAAAAAGTGCTAAATTTGATGAGCTTATATCTGTAGAAGATATAGGAGATATTGTAGCTAAATGTATAATGGAATTTTTTAAGGATGATACAATTTTAAAAAGTATAGATGAGCTTTTAGAGTTAGGGGTAAATCCTAAATTCCAAGAAGAAGAGATACAAGAGAATATATTTAATGGGAAAACTGTAGTTGTTACAGGGTCATTAAATTCTTTTAGTAGAAGTGAAATAAAAGAAAAACTTCAGTCATTGGGGGCAAAAGTATCAAGTAGCGTAAGTAAAAAAACGGACTATGTTATAGTTGGTAAAGACCCTGGATCAAAATATGAAAAAGCTGTTGAACTTAATGTTAAGATCATTGAGGAAGACGAGTTTAAAAACATTATATAA
- the gatC gene encoding Asp-tRNA(Asn)/Glu-tRNA(Gln) amidotransferase subunit GatC: MVISKKDVEYTAKLAKLSFNEEEEKALIDDLNKILDNMEKLNELNTNDINITVNPYYIENQYREDEEQESLTLDMVLKNSPDSQNEYIVVPKVIE, translated from the coding sequence ATAGTGATTTCAAAAAAAGATGTAGAATATACAGCAAAGCTTGCAAAGTTAAGTTTTAATGAGGAAGAAGAAAAAGCACTTATAGATGATTTGAATAAAATACTAGATAACATGGAAAAACTCAATGAATTAAATACAAACGATATAAATATAACTGTTAATCCTTACTATATTGAAAATCAATATAGAGAAGATGAAGAACAAGAGTCTCTTACGTTAGATATGGTTTTAAAAAATTCACCAGATTCCCAAAATGAATATATAGTAGTACCTAAAGTTATAGAGTAA
- the gatA gene encoding Asp-tRNA(Asn)/Glu-tRNA(Gln) amidotransferase subunit GatA, translated as MEIYQKTAHELIDMIKNKEIKVEEVVQSYLNRIDNIDETIGSYLYVSKEKSLKQAKKLDNKIKRGDDIKDLYGIPIGVKDNISVKNMQNTCASKMLENYISPYDATVISKLKENHAIIIGKLNMDEFAMGSSNENSAFKVVKNPWDLERIPGGSSGGSAAAVASGEVPLTLGTETGGSVRQPASLCGVVGLKPTYGRISRYGVTSFASTLDQVGTIGRDVTDCAILTEAISGFDQRDSTSSNKYVPNFKVSLKRDIKGKKIAIPKEFFEENLEYGIRKSIEEAIGVLRENGAEIMECSLPLIDYSLAAYYIISSAEASSNLARIDGIRYGKRIEKLKNDIDIYIQSRNEGFGKEVKRRIMLGTYVLSKGYYEEYYEKALKVRSLIKNDFEKILKTCDAIITPTSPTTAFKIGQKTKDILSMYSADIYTVPINIAGLPAISVPCGFSNNLPVGLQIIGNYFKEDMLFNIGYSYEQSTNWHKRIPRL; from the coding sequence TTGGAAATATACCAAAAGACTGCTCATGAACTTATAGATATGATAAAAAATAAAGAAATTAAAGTGGAAGAAGTTGTACAAAGTTATTTGAATAGAATAGATAATATAGATGAAACAATAGGATCATATTTATATGTATCTAAAGAGAAATCATTAAAACAGGCGAAAAAACTTGACAATAAAATAAAAAGAGGAGACGATATTAAAGATTTATACGGTATTCCTATAGGTGTAAAAGATAATATAAGTGTTAAAAATATGCAAAATACTTGTGCTTCTAAAATGCTTGAAAATTATATATCACCATATGATGCTACTGTTATATCTAAATTAAAAGAAAATCATGCGATTATAATAGGAAAACTTAATATGGATGAATTTGCTATGGGATCATCTAATGAAAATAGTGCATTTAAAGTGGTAAAAAATCCTTGGGATTTAGAAAGAATACCCGGTGGATCATCTGGAGGATCAGCAGCAGCAGTTGCATCTGGTGAAGTTCCTTTGACATTGGGAACGGAAACAGGAGGATCTGTAAGACAACCTGCATCATTATGTGGAGTTGTAGGACTTAAACCTACATATGGAAGAATATCTAGATACGGAGTTACATCTTTTGCGTCAACTCTTGACCAAGTAGGTACTATAGGTAGAGACGTTACAGATTGTGCAATTTTAACTGAGGCTATAAGTGGTTTTGACCAAAGGGATAGCACGAGTTCAAATAAATATGTACCTAATTTTAAGGTGAGTTTAAAAAGGGATATAAAAGGAAAAAAGATTGCAATACCTAAAGAATTTTTTGAAGAAAATTTAGAATATGGTATTAGAAAATCAATTGAAGAAGCAATAGGGGTTTTAAGAGAAAATGGAGCTGAAATAATGGAATGTTCACTTCCATTAATAGATTATTCACTTGCAGCTTATTACATAATATCTAGTGCAGAAGCGTCATCAAATCTTGCAAGGATAGATGGCATAAGGTATGGAAAAAGAATAGAAAAATTAAAAAATGATATTGATATATATATACAGTCTAGAAATGAAGGCTTTGGAAAAGAAGTTAAACGAAGAATTATGCTGGGAACATATGTATTATCAAAAGGTTATTATGAGGAGTATTATGAAAAAGCTTTAAAAGTTAGAAGTCTAATAAAAAATGATTTTGAAAAGATACTTAAAACATGTGATGCAATAATAACTCCAACATCACCAACAACAGCTTTTAAAATAGGGCAAAAAACTAAGGATATTTTATCTATGTATTCCGCTGATATATATACAGTACCTATAAATATAGCAGGACTTCCAGCAATATCTGTTCCTTGTGGATTTAGTAATAATTTACCTGTGGGACTTCAGATTATAGGAAATTATTTTAAAGAAGATATGTTGTTTAATATAGGTTATAGTTATGAACAATCTACAAATTGGCATAAAAGAATACCTAGGTTATAG
- a CDS encoding diaminopimelate dehydrogenase — protein MEDTIRVGIVGYGNLGKGVEIALSQNKDFELEAIFTRRDPSKMKSQSKIVHISQIQDYKDKINVMILCGGSALDLPEQGPKIAENFNTVDSFDTHARIPKYFDAVDKAAKKAGTLSLISIGWDPGLFSLNRILAEAVLPNGKDYTFWGKGVSQGHSDAIRRISGVKSGVQYTVPVEKAIERVRSGENPELAVSEKHNRICYVVPEEGANVKKIEEEIKNMPNYFADYDTEVHFITEDILKAQHSGMPHGGFVIRTGTTSEGNNQRMEFSLNLSSNPQFTASVIVAYARAVYRLSKEGKKGAQTIFDIPLSYISTKSPEELRKELL, from the coding sequence ATGGAAGATACAATAAGAGTAGGAATAGTGGGATATGGAAATCTTGGTAAAGGGGTAGAAATAGCATTGTCTCAGAACAAAGATTTTGAGCTAGAAGCTATTTTCACAAGAAGAGATCCAAGTAAGATGAAGTCACAATCTAAAATAGTACATATTTCACAAATTCAAGATTATAAGGATAAAATTAATGTAATGATATTATGTGGAGGGTCTGCATTAGATTTGCCAGAACAAGGTCCTAAAATTGCAGAGAACTTTAATACTGTAGATAGTTTTGATACACATGCTAGAATTCCTAAGTATTTTGATGCAGTAGATAAAGCGGCTAAAAAAGCAGGTACATTAAGTCTTATATCTATAGGGTGGGATCCGGGTTTATTTTCTTTAAATCGTATTTTAGCAGAAGCAGTACTTCCAAATGGAAAGGATTATACTTTCTGGGGAAAGGGTGTAAGTCAAGGACATTCTGATGCTATAAGAAGAATTAGTGGGGTCAAAAGTGGGGTTCAGTATACTGTACCAGTAGAAAAAGCTATAGAAAGAGTACGTTCTGGAGAAAATCCTGAGCTTGCAGTAAGTGAAAAACACAATCGTATATGTTATGTAGTTCCAGAAGAAGGAGCTAATGTTAAAAAGATAGAAGAAGAAATAAAAAATATGCCAAATTATTTTGCTGATTATGATACAGAGGTACATTTTATTACAGAAGATATACTTAAGGCACAACATTCAGGAATGCCACATGGAGGATTTGTTATAAGAACGGGTACTACATCAGAAGGTAACAATCAGAGAATGGAATTTAGTTTAAATCTTAGCAGTAATCCTCAGTTTACAGCAAGTGTTATAGTAGCTTATGCAAGAGCCGTATATAGACTTTCAAAAGAAGGAAAAAAAGGAGCACAAACTATATTTGATATTCCATTATCATATATATCAACGAAATCTCCAGAAGAACTTAGAAAAGAGTTATTATAA
- a CDS encoding trypsin-like peptidase domain-containing protein codes for MNKICSVEEKISYICMKEYKYLLNKRNVVGVALGYKTTNGFYTCQKCIAVFVIKKLAINELDSNQLIPKYYNGIPTDVVQCDKPKFDALTAKVRPVINGYSISNILQDDTAGTCGCLVHDKYLYILSNNHVFASNNRAEIQTSIIQPSIYDGGKNPKDVIAHLYRFIPIKFIEGDKKPENQVDCAIAKVISRSFVSSAIAFIGVPKGISKAILLQKVRKVGRTTEETYGKVTYTNGTIIVQTEVKGKEALFTNQIITSKMTTGGDSGSLLVDEDLNAVGLCMSSTNQNTIVNPIESVLNSLKVKLVTG; via the coding sequence ATGAATAAAATATGTTCTGTGGAAGAAAAAATATCTTATATATGCATGAAAGAGTATAAGTATTTATTAAATAAGAGAAATGTTGTAGGGGTAGCTCTTGGATATAAAACTACTAATGGATTTTATACTTGTCAAAAGTGTATTGCGGTATTTGTTATTAAGAAGCTAGCAATTAATGAATTAGATTCAAACCAGCTAATCCCAAAGTATTATAATGGAATTCCTACAGATGTAGTTCAATGTGATAAGCCTAAGTTTGACGCGTTAACAGCTAAAGTTCGTCCGGTTATAAATGGATATAGTATTAGTAATATATTACAAGATGATACGGCGGGTACATGTGGGTGTTTAGTACATGATAAATATTTATATATATTAAGTAATAATCATGTTTTTGCTAGCAATAATCGAGCTGAAATACAAACTTCAATAATACAACCTAGTATTTATGATGGGGGAAAAAATCCTAAAGATGTTATAGCACATCTTTATAGATTTATACCTATAAAATTTATAGAAGGAGATAAAAAACCTGAAAATCAAGTTGATTGTGCTATAGCAAAAGTAATAAGTAGATCTTTTGTATCTTCAGCCATTGCTTTTATTGGTGTTCCTAAAGGAATAAGTAAGGCTATATTACTTCAAAAAGTACGTAAAGTGGGGAGAACAACTGAAGAAACTTATGGAAAAGTAACTTATACAAATGGAACTATTATTGTACAGACAGAGGTAAAGGGAAAAGAAGCTTTATTTACTAATCAGATAATTACATCAAAGATGACTACTGGAGGTGATTCTGGAAGTTTATTAGTGGATGAAGACTTAAATGCTGTAGGACTTTGTATGTCGAGTACTAATCAAAATACAATAGTAAATCCTATAGAGAGTGTATTAAATAGTTTAAAGGTAAAATTAGTTACTGGTTAA
- a CDS encoding YerC/YecD family TrpR-related protein — MSEYKSKLQCIQMDYLCKAILSLKDKEECYRFFEDIFTINELKSIEQRLQVAKMLKQKKTYTEIAKETGASTATISRVNRCLNYGSDGYNVVLERIKWE, encoded by the coding sequence ATGTCTGAATATAAATCTAAATTGCAATGTATACAGATGGATTATTTGTGTAAAGCAATTTTATCATTAAAAGATAAGGAAGAGTGCTATAGATTTTTTGAAGATATATTTACAATAAACGAACTAAAATCTATAGAACAAAGATTACAAGTAGCTAAAATGCTAAAACAAAAGAAAACATATACAGAAATAGCAAAAGAAACAGGTGCAAGTACAGCTACTATAAGTAGAGTTAACAGATGTTTAAATTATGGTAGTGATGGATATAATGTGGTATTAGAAAGAATAAAGTGGGAATAA
- the gatB gene encoding Asp-tRNA(Asn)/Glu-tRNA(Gln) amidotransferase subunit GatB, producing MEFEAIIGLEVHCELLTKTKAFCGCSVEFGAKPNTHVCPICLGLPGALPKLNKKVVEYGMKAGFALNCSINKLSRMDRKNYFYPDCPKNYQITQSEYPLCKNGFINIILENGQYKKIRIERIHIEEDAGKLIHNSNDTFVDFNRAGVPLIEIVSEPDMRNPKEAVDYLMKLRSILKAIGVSDCKMEEGSLRCDVNISVMPKGSNKFGVKCEIKNMNSFKALEKALNYEIKRQINTIKNGEKINQETRRWDEKNNKTIVMRSKEDSKDYRYFPDGDLVSINISNEWLKQVKESIPELPYEKQRRFIEKYNIPAYDAEIITSNNNQAEFFEEAANLSKDPKAVSNWIMGPILKFINKNNLKFKQIKFTPMNLAELIELINNRTISNSIAKDIIENMFCTGKSPKIIVQEKGLVQNNNESEILEIVKKVLKNNPDNIQAYKNGKTKILGFFVGQVMKITKGRANPKIVNDIIFNELNN from the coding sequence ATGGAATTTGAAGCAATTATAGGTCTTGAGGTACATTGTGAATTACTTACAAAAACTAAAGCATTTTGTGGATGTAGTGTAGAATTTGGAGCAAAGCCTAACACACATGTTTGTCCTATATGTTTAGGATTACCAGGAGCTTTACCTAAACTTAATAAAAAAGTTGTTGAATATGGTATGAAAGCAGGATTTGCTCTAAATTGTTCAATAAATAAATTAAGTAGAATGGATAGAAAAAATTATTTTTATCCTGATTGTCCTAAAAATTATCAAATAACTCAAAGTGAATATCCGTTATGTAAAAATGGGTTTATAAATATAATTTTAGAAAATGGTCAGTATAAAAAAATAAGAATAGAAAGAATCCACATAGAAGAAGATGCAGGAAAACTTATCCACAATTCTAATGATACATTTGTGGATTTTAATAGAGCTGGAGTTCCATTAATAGAGATAGTATCTGAACCTGATATGAGAAATCCCAAAGAAGCAGTTGATTATCTTATGAAATTAAGAAGTATTCTTAAGGCAATTGGGGTTTCAGATTGTAAAATGGAAGAAGGATCTTTAAGATGTGATGTTAATATTTCTGTAATGCCAAAAGGCAGTAATAAATTTGGGGTTAAGTGTGAAATTAAAAATATGAATTCTTTTAAAGCTTTAGAAAAAGCTCTGAACTATGAAATTAAAAGACAGATAAATACAATAAAAAATGGTGAAAAAATAAATCAAGAAACTAGAAGATGGGATGAGAAAAATAATAAAACAATAGTTATGAGAAGTAAAGAAGACTCAAAAGACTATAGATATTTTCCAGATGGTGATCTTGTAAGTATAAATATTTCAAATGAATGGTTAAAACAAGTTAAAGAAAGTATTCCAGAACTTCCATATGAAAAACAAAGAAGATTTATAGAGAAATATAATATTCCTGCATATGATGCTGAGATAATAACTTCTAATAATAATCAGGCAGAATTTTTTGAAGAAGCTGCAAATTTAAGTAAAGATCCTAAAGCAGTATCAAATTGGATAATGGGACCTATATTAAAGTTTATAAATAAAAATAACTTAAAATTTAAGCAAATAAAATTTACTCCAATGAATTTAGCGGAACTTATTGAACTTATAAATAATAGAACTATATCTAATTCAATTGCAAAAGATATTATTGAGAATATGTTTTGTACAGGAAAATCACCTAAAATAATTGTTCAAGAAAAGGGTTTAGTTCAAAATAATAATGAATCTGAAATATTAGAAATAGTAAAAAAAGTTTTAAAAAACAATCCTGATAATATACAGGCATATAAAAATGGAAAAACTAAAATATTAGGATTTTTTGTAGGGCAAGTAATGAAAATAACCAAAGGAAGAGCAAATCCTAAGATAGTAAATGATATTATTTTCAATGAATTAAATAATTAA